A genomic segment from Pseudomonas sp. M30-35 encodes:
- a CDS encoding sodium:alanine symporter family protein, translating into MQDIATQVVDILNDLIWGKILIWLLVGSGLYFTVRLGAIQFRQFGHIFSVLKGSRQSDDSGISSFQALCTSLAARVGTGNIAGVAVAITLGGPGAIFWMWLIALIGMATGFVEATLAQLFKTRDDKGQFRGGPAYYMERGLNARWMGILFSIFLIIAFGFVFNSVQANTISNALTGAFALDWGTFSLGQSVIPVASAVIGAGLVVMTSMIIFGGLRSIARFSELAVPVMAAAYLLIAVLIIIINISEIPAVLMLIFKSAFGLHEAAAGGIGAAIMNGFKRGLFSNEAGMGSAPNAAASATPYPPHPVSQGYVQMAGVFIDTMLICTASAAIILLAQVPTDGATGITLVQDALSSELGGWAKYFLTVVILFFAFTSIVANYFYAENCLVFLEHNHKSGLLVFRLVVLGMVMFGALASLPFVWNLADVSMGLMAITNLVAILLLSNLVFKLAKDYNAQRKAGLLPTFDAAQYPEVQKKLEAGIWDDRKQA; encoded by the coding sequence ATGCAAGATATCGCCACTCAGGTCGTTGATATTCTCAATGACTTAATCTGGGGCAAAATCCTTATCTGGCTGTTGGTCGGTAGTGGTTTGTATTTTACGGTCAGACTGGGCGCTATCCAGTTCCGCCAGTTTGGTCATATCTTCTCCGTGCTCAAGGGCAGTCGGCAGAGTGATGACTCGGGTATTTCATCTTTCCAAGCGCTTTGTACCTCTCTGGCGGCGCGCGTGGGGACCGGTAATATTGCCGGTGTTGCCGTGGCGATTACCTTGGGTGGTCCCGGTGCGATTTTCTGGATGTGGTTAATTGCCTTGATTGGCATGGCCACGGGTTTCGTTGAAGCAACCTTGGCTCAACTGTTCAAAACCCGAGATGACAAAGGCCAGTTCCGCGGCGGTCCTGCGTATTACATGGAGCGGGGCCTGAATGCACGCTGGATGGGGATTCTGTTTTCGATCTTCCTGATCATCGCTTTTGGTTTTGTTTTTAACTCGGTGCAGGCCAACACCATCAGTAATGCCTTGACCGGTGCATTTGCCCTGGATTGGGGAACCTTCAGCCTCGGTCAAAGCGTGATTCCGGTGGCGTCTGCCGTTATCGGTGCGGGGTTGGTCGTCATGACCTCAATGATCATCTTTGGCGGCCTGCGTTCGATTGCACGCTTCTCCGAGCTGGCTGTACCGGTCATGGCCGCAGCTTATTTGTTGATTGCGGTGCTGATCATCATCATCAATATCAGCGAAATCCCAGCAGTATTGATGCTGATCTTCAAGAGTGCTTTTGGTTTGCATGAGGCGGCGGCTGGCGGTATTGGTGCGGCGATCATGAACGGCTTCAAGCGTGGCTTGTTCTCAAACGAAGCCGGTATGGGTTCGGCGCCAAACGCGGCGGCATCTGCTACGCCTTATCCGCCACACCCGGTGTCGCAAGGTTATGTACAAATGGCGGGTGTGTTTATCGACACCATGTTGATTTGTACTGCATCGGCAGCAATCATTTTGTTGGCACAGGTACCAACCGATGGAGCGACGGGTATCACTTTGGTTCAGGATGCTTTGAGCAGCGAACTGGGCGGTTGGGCTAAGTACTTTTTGACTGTGGTTATTCTGTTCTTCGCATTCACTTCGATCGTTGCGAATTACTTCTACGCGGAAAACTGCTTGGTATTCCTTGAGCACAACCATAAGTCAGGTCTATTGGTCTTCCGGCTCGTCGTCTTGGGGATGGTGATGTTTGGCGCATTAGCATCATTGCCGTTTGTCTGGAATCTGGCGGATGTGTCAATGGGCTTGATGGCGATCACTAACCTGGTTGCGATCCTGCTGTTGTCTAACCTGGTGTTTAAGCTCGCCAAAGACTACAACGCTCAGCGTAAAGCCGGGCTGCTGCCGACGTTCGATGCGGCGCAGTATCCAGAGGTGCAAAAGAAGCTTGAGGCGGGCATCTGGGATGATCGTAAACAGGCTTGA
- the rnhB gene encoding ribonuclease HII — MQLGLDFSTVEELVAGVDEVGRGPLCGAVVTAAVILDPARPILGLNDSKKLTAVRREKLFDEIREKALSWCIARAEVEEIDQLNILHATMLAMQRAVEGLSVTPKLALIDGNRCPQLQVPSAAVVKGDSQVPAIAAASILAKVSRDREMQALDLQYPGYGIAGHKGYPTAVHLEALRRLGPTPVHRRSFAPVRALLPE; from the coding sequence ATGCAACTAGGTCTGGATTTTTCCACCGTTGAAGAGTTAGTGGCCGGGGTCGATGAAGTTGGCCGCGGTCCGTTATGCGGCGCAGTCGTGACTGCGGCGGTTATTCTCGATCCGGCGCGGCCGATTCTGGGTTTGAATGACTCGAAGAAGCTCACCGCAGTGCGTCGGGAAAAACTCTTTGATGAGATTCGCGAGAAGGCCTTGTCCTGGTGTATCGCTCGCGCTGAGGTCGAGGAAATCGATCAACTGAATATCCTCCATGCAACCATGTTGGCGATGCAGCGCGCAGTCGAGGGCTTGAGCGTTACGCCAAAGCTGGCGCTTATCGACGGTAATCGTTGCCCGCAACTGCAGGTGCCAAGCGCTGCTGTGGTTAAGGGCGATAGTCAGGTTCCTGCCATCGCCGCCGCTTCAATTCTGGCTAAAGTCAGCCGTGACCGTGAGATGCAGGCGCTGGATCTGCAATATCCCGGTTATGGAATCGCTGGCCATAAAGGCTATCCAACAGCGGTGCATCTCGAAGCGCTCCGGCGTTTAGGGCCGACACCGGTCCATCGCCGTTCCTTTGCTCCCGTTCGCGCGCTCTTGCCTGAGTAA
- the lpxB gene encoding lipid-A-disaccharide synthase: MARIRVALVAGEASGDILGAGLIQALKQRHADVEVIGVGGPLMEAEGLQSIFPMERLSVMGLVEVLGRLPELLKRRRHLLRDLIAAKPDVFIGIDAPDFNLDLELKLRRAGIKTVHYVSPSVWAWRQKRVLKIREACDLMLTLFPFEAKFYDEYQVPVRFVGHPLADTIALQADRNTARETLDLPLDCPVVALMPGSRGGEVSRLGSVFFDAAERLRNLRPGIQFVVPCANPQRREQIEQMLAGRDLPLKLLNGQSHLALAACDAVLIASGTATLEALLYKRPMIVAYRVAPLTFKILSRMVKSPYISLPNLLAERLLVPELIQDAATPEALAQLLAPLVDDGHEQTLGFDQIHRTLRCDASVQAADAVLELIGRS; the protein is encoded by the coding sequence ATGGCTCGCATACGCGTAGCTCTGGTAGCGGGTGAGGCTTCCGGTGACATCCTTGGTGCCGGTTTAATCCAAGCCTTGAAGCAGCGTCATGCTGATGTCGAAGTCATCGGTGTCGGCGGTCCGCTGATGGAAGCGGAAGGTTTGCAGTCAATCTTCCCGATGGAGCGGCTGTCGGTGATGGGTTTGGTTGAAGTGCTTGGGCGCTTGCCTGAGTTGCTCAAGCGGCGGCGTCATTTACTTCGCGACCTGATTGCGGCCAAGCCAGACGTCTTTATTGGTATTGATGCGCCTGACTTCAACCTCGACCTGGAGTTGAAGCTGCGCCGTGCCGGAATCAAAACCGTGCACTACGTCAGTCCCTCCGTGTGGGCGTGGCGGCAAAAACGTGTGCTGAAAATTCGCGAAGCGTGCGACTTGATGCTGACGCTGTTTCCGTTCGAGGCAAAGTTCTACGACGAGTATCAAGTGCCGGTGCGTTTTGTCGGGCACCCTTTGGCAGACACAATTGCGCTGCAGGCTGACCGCAACACCGCACGTGAAACCCTCGACCTGCCGCTTGATTGCCCCGTGGTTGCGCTAATGCCGGGCAGTCGCGGTGGTGAAGTTTCACGTTTGGGGAGTGTGTTTTTTGATGCGGCTGAGCGATTACGCAACTTGCGCCCAGGCATCCAGTTCGTCGTGCCCTGCGCAAACCCGCAGCGGCGCGAGCAAATCGAACAAATGCTAGCCGGTCGCGACCTGCCACTGAAGTTACTCAATGGTCAATCGCACCTGGCCTTGGCGGCCTGTGATGCGGTGTTGATTGCCTCTGGCACGGCCACGCTTGAAGCGTTGTTATATAAGCGCCCAATGATTGTTGCTTATCGCGTTGCACCGCTGACATTTAAAATCCTTAGTCGCATGGTCAAGAGCCCTTATATTTCGCTGCCTAATTTGCTGGCGGAGCGCTTGTTGGTTCCTGAGTTGATTCAGGACGCTGCAACCCCGGAAGCATTGGCCCAGTTGCTTGCGCCGTTGGTAGACGATGGCCATGAGCAGACTTTAGGCTTTGACCAGATTCACCGGACATTACGTTGTGATGCTTCGGTTCAGGCTGCGGATGCGGTGCTTGAATTGATTGGGCGCAGCTGA
- the lpxA gene encoding acyl-ACP--UDP-N-acetylglucosamine O-acyltransferase, whose product MSLIDPRAIIDPAAKLADDVTVGPWAIIGPDVEIGEGTVLGPNVIIKGPTRIGKHNRVYQFASLGEDTPDRKYKGEPTRLVIGDHNIIREGVTMHRGTIQDRDETTIGDHNLIMAYAHIGHDSVVGNHCILVNNVALAGHVHIGDWAILSGYTLVHQFCHIGAHSFAGMGTAIGKDVPAYVTVSGNPAEARSMNFEGLRRRGFSAESIHALRRAYKTVYRQGLTIEEALKELAEPSSEFPEVAVFRDSIQASQRGITR is encoded by the coding sequence ATGAGTTTGATTGACCCTCGTGCCATTATCGATCCCGCTGCCAAGCTGGCTGACGACGTTACTGTCGGCCCGTGGGCGATTATCGGGCCCGATGTAGAGATTGGTGAGGGTACAGTGCTTGGGCCTAATGTGATTATCAAAGGGCCTACTCGAATTGGTAAACACAATCGTGTCTATCAATTCGCGTCGTTGGGCGAAGACACGCCCGACCGCAAGTACAAGGGTGAGCCAACCCGTCTGGTTATTGGCGATCACAACATCATCCGCGAAGGTGTAACCATGCACCGCGGAACGATTCAGGATCGTGATGAAACCACAATCGGCGACCACAACCTGATCATGGCTTATGCCCACATCGGTCACGACAGTGTTGTCGGTAATCACTGCATCTTGGTCAACAACGTTGCGCTGGCCGGGCATGTACACATTGGTGACTGGGCAATTTTGTCTGGCTACACCCTGGTTCATCAGTTCTGCCACATCGGCGCGCATAGCTTTGCCGGTATGGGCACCGCGATTGGCAAGGATGTACCGGCTTATGTCACGGTTTCCGGCAACCCAGCCGAAGCCCGCAGCATGAACTTTGAAGGCTTGCGTCGTCGTGGCTTCTCGGCAGAGTCGATTCATGCCTTGCGCCGCGCCTACAAAACCGTTTACCGCCAAGGGCTGACCATTGAGGAAGCTTTGAAAGAGTTGGCGGAGCCTTCCAGCGAATTTCCTGAGGTCGCGGTGTTCCGTGACTCAATTCAGGCATCCCAGCGCGGCATTACTCGTTAA
- the fabZ gene encoding 3-hydroxyacyl-ACP dehydratase FabZ — protein sequence MMDINEIREYLPHRYPFLLVDRVDNLDVEGKTIRAYKNVSINEPFFNGHFPEHPIMPGVLIIEAMAQAAGILGFKMMDLKPSDGTLYYFVGSDKLRFRQPVVPGDRLILEAKFLSTKRSIWKFECKASVDGKEVCSAEVICAERKL from the coding sequence ATGATGGACATCAACGAAATTCGCGAGTATTTGCCGCATCGCTACCCGTTTCTGCTGGTAGACCGCGTCGACAATCTAGACGTAGAAGGCAAGACTATTCGTGCCTATAAGAATGTCAGCATCAATGAGCCATTCTTCAATGGTCATTTTCCTGAGCATCCTATTATGCCCGGCGTACTGATCATCGAAGCGATGGCTCAGGCGGCAGGCATTCTTGGCTTCAAGATGATGGATCTGAAACCGAGCGACGGTACGCTGTACTACTTTGTAGGCTCGGATAAACTACGCTTTCGTCAGCCGGTTGTTCCGGGTGACCGTCTGATCTTGGAAGCTAAGTTTCTCAGCACCAAGCGCAGTATCTGGAAGTTCGAATGTAAAGCCAGTGTCGACGGCAAGGAAGTCTGTTCAGCTGAAGTGATCTGTGCGGAACGCAAATTATGA
- the lpxD gene encoding UDP-3-O-(3-hydroxymyristoyl)glucosamine N-acyltransferase, which translates to MNSPVYTLGQLAQRLGATLRGPADKVITGLATLQDANAQQLSFLANPQYRKHLASCQAAAVLLTVADAESYSGDALIVANPYLAYAELSHAFDLKPVAAAGVHPSALVAADAQVDATASIGPFAVIESGASIAAGVTVGAHCVVGARSVIGEGGWLAPRVTIYHDVRIGKAVVIQSGAVLGGEGFGFANEKGVWQKIAQIGGVVIGDNVEIGANTTIDRGALADTLIGNGVKLDNQIMIAHNVQVGDNTAMAGCVGISGSTKIGKNCMIAGGVGMVGHIEVCDGVFVTGMTMVTRSITEPGSYSSGTAMQPAGEWRKSAARIRQLDDMARRLQQLEKQLAAVTSSGNASSDA; encoded by the coding sequence ATGAATTCACCTGTTTATACGTTGGGTCAGTTGGCCCAACGTCTCGGCGCTACGCTGCGTGGTCCTGCTGATAAAGTCATCACCGGTTTGGCGACTTTGCAGGATGCCAATGCGCAGCAGCTGAGTTTTCTAGCCAATCCGCAATACCGCAAGCACTTGGCAAGCTGCCAAGCCGCTGCGGTATTGTTGACTGTGGCTGATGCTGAAAGCTACAGCGGTGATGCCTTGATAGTGGCGAACCCGTACCTGGCTTATGCCGAACTGTCCCATGCCTTCGATCTCAAGCCGGTTGCTGCTGCAGGGGTTCATCCGAGTGCGCTGGTTGCTGCGGATGCTCAGGTAGATGCGACCGCCAGCATTGGCCCATTTGCGGTGATTGAAAGCGGTGCCAGCATTGCGGCTGGTGTGACTGTTGGTGCGCATTGTGTTGTTGGTGCGCGCTCGGTAATCGGTGAAGGTGGCTGGTTAGCACCGCGCGTGACGATTTATCACGATGTGCGTATCGGCAAAGCTGTGGTGATTCAGTCGGGTGCAGTTCTGGGTGGCGAAGGCTTTGGTTTCGCCAACGAGAAAGGCGTCTGGCAGAAAATTGCCCAGATTGGCGGCGTGGTCATCGGTGATAATGTTGAGATTGGTGCTAATACCACTATCGACCGTGGCGCTTTGGCGGACACGCTGATAGGGAATGGCGTCAAGCTGGACAACCAGATCATGATTGCGCACAACGTTCAGGTCGGTGATAACACTGCCATGGCTGGCTGTGTCGGTATTTCTGGCAGCACCAAAATTGGCAAGAACTGCATGATTGCAGGCGGTGTGGGCATGGTTGGCCACATCGAAGTGTGTGATGGGGTATTTGTGACGGGTATGACCATGGTCACTCGTTCAATTACTGAGCCAGGCTCTTATTCGTCTGGTACAGCGATGCAACCCGCAGGTGAGTGGCGTAAAAGTGCAGCACGCATTCGTCAACTTGACGATATGGCGCGCCGCCTGCAACAGCTGGAAAAACAGCTGGCTGCGGTGACTTCTAGCGGGAACGCCTCATCTGATGCTTGA
- a CDS encoding OmpH family outer membrane protein codes for MRKFTQVVLLSVAMLSVATPAMAEMKIAVLNYQMALLESDAAKRYAVDAEKKFGPQLSKLKKLESDAKTIQDRLVKGGTKLQTADRERLELDFKQKARDFQFQSKELNEQKAVADRDMLKKLKPNLDKAVEEVIKKGSFDLVLERGAVIDVKPQYDITRQVIDRMNQLR; via the coding sequence GTGCGTAAATTTACTCAAGTTGTACTGTTAAGCGTTGCAATGTTGTCGGTAGCGACACCGGCCATGGCAGAGATGAAAATTGCTGTACTGAACTATCAAATGGCTTTGCTTGAGTCTGATGCAGCCAAGCGTTACGCGGTTGATGCTGAGAAAAAATTCGGCCCGCAATTGAGCAAGCTGAAGAAGCTGGAAAGCGATGCAAAGACTATTCAGGATCGCTTGGTAAAAGGCGGCACGAAATTGCAGACCGCTGATCGCGAGCGTCTTGAGCTTGATTTCAAGCAAAAAGCCCGTGACTTCCAATTCCAGTCCAAAGAACTCAATGAGCAGAAGGCTGTTGCTGATCGCGATATGCTGAAAAAACTCAAGCCAAACCTTGATAAAGCGGTTGAAGAAGTGATCAAGAAAGGCAGTTTCGACTTGGTTCTCGAGCGTGGTGCAGTTATTGATGTCAAGCCTCAGTACGACATCACTCGCCAAGTTATCGATCGCATGAACCAGCTGCGTTAA
- the bamA gene encoding outer membrane protein assembly factor BamA, translating into MKRLLLPVVLAALMIAEVHAESFTISDIRVNGLQRVSAGSVFGALPLNVGGEADDRSLVEATRDLFKTGFFQDIQLGRDGNVLVITVVERPSISSIEIEGNKAITTEDLLKGLNQSGLEEGEIFQRATLEGVRNELQRQYVSQGRYSAEIETEVIPQPRNRVALKVNINEGEVASIQHINVVGNSVFPDEDLQSLFELKTTNWLSFFKNDDKYAREKLSGDLERLRSYYLDRGYINMDIASTQVSITPDKKHVYITVNIDEGEKYKIRDVRLSGDLKVPEEEIRKLLLVKEGQVFSRKVMTTTSELITRRLGNEGYTFANVNGVPEPHDDDHTVSVMFVVDPGKRAYVNRINFRGNTKTEDEVLRREMRQMEGGWASTYLIDQSKTRLERLGFFKEVNVETPAVPGTDDQIDVNYSVEEQASGSITASVGFAQNAGLILGGSITQNNFLGSGNKVSLGLTRSEYQSRYNFGFVNPYWTPDGVSLGYNVFFRETDYDELDTDVASYSVDSYGAGMSIGYPISETSRLTYGLTVQQDDIDTGIYTVDEIYDFLEEEGDSYLNFKASIGWSESTLNRGVLANRGHSQSLVLETTIPGSDLSFYKLDYRGQIFTPLTDNYTMRFHTQLGYGDSYGSTSELPFYEHYYAGGFNSVRGFEDSSLGPRSTPSVVRNDQGEIIYGVQDANGRYTDPDQDPLPFGGNVLIQGGAELLFPLPFVKDQRSLRTSLFWDVGNVFDTNCSSAQKAESDSCNIELGNMASSVGVGLTWITALGPLSFSLAMPIKEPDDADTQVFQFSLGQTF; encoded by the coding sequence ATGAAACGTCTGCTGCTACCTGTGGTTCTCGCCGCATTGATGATCGCCGAAGTTCACGCCGAGTCCTTCACCATCTCCGATATTCGAGTCAACGGCCTCCAACGTGTGTCCGCTGGCAGCGTATTCGGTGCCTTGCCGTTAAATGTCGGTGGTGAAGCCGATGATCGCTCTTTAGTTGAAGCGACGCGTGATCTGTTTAAAACCGGTTTCTTCCAGGATATCCAGCTTGGCCGTGATGGCAATGTGCTGGTTATTACCGTGGTTGAGCGCCCTTCGATTTCCAGTATCGAAATCGAAGGTAACAAGGCGATCACCACCGAAGATCTCCTCAAAGGACTCAATCAGTCGGGCCTTGAAGAAGGTGAGATTTTCCAGCGTGCAACCCTCGAAGGCGTGCGTAATGAACTGCAACGCCAATACGTCTCTCAGGGTCGTTACTCGGCTGAGATTGAAACTGAGGTGATTCCGCAGCCGCGCAACCGGGTTGCGTTGAAGGTCAACATCAACGAAGGCGAAGTTGCCTCTATTCAGCACATCAACGTGGTGGGTAACAGCGTCTTCCCTGATGAAGACTTGCAGAGCCTGTTTGAGCTGAAGACCACCAACTGGTTGTCGTTCTTTAAAAACGACGACAAGTACGCCCGTGAGAAACTCTCCGGCGACTTGGAGCGCTTGCGTTCTTACTACCTCGACCGCGGCTATATCAACATGGATATCGCTTCGACTCAGGTATCGATTACCCCTGACAAGAAGCACGTCTATATCACCGTCAATATTGATGAAGGTGAGAAGTACAAGATTCGCGACGTGCGCCTAAGCGGTGACCTAAAAGTCCCGGAAGAGGAAATTCGCAAGTTGTTGCTGGTCAAAGAAGGCCAGGTTTTCTCGCGTAAAGTGATGACCACAACTTCTGAGCTGATCACCCGTCGTCTAGGTAACGAGGGTTACACCTTCGCTAACGTCAACGGTGTACCTGAGCCGCATGACGATGATCACACGGTCTCGGTAATGTTCGTTGTTGATCCGGGCAAGCGTGCTTACGTGAACCGCATCAACTTCCGTGGCAACACCAAAACTGAAGACGAAGTTCTGCGCCGTGAAATGCGTCAGATGGAAGGTGGTTGGGCTTCAACCTACTTGATCGATCAGTCGAAAACCCGACTTGAGCGTCTTGGCTTCTTCAAGGAAGTCAATGTTGAGACTCCAGCAGTACCGGGTACTGATGACCAGATCGACGTTAACTACAGTGTTGAAGAGCAAGCTTCCGGCTCGATTACTGCCAGCGTTGGTTTCGCTCAGAACGCCGGTTTGATCCTCGGCGGCTCGATCACGCAGAACAACTTTCTCGGCTCGGGTAACAAGGTCAGCCTTGGTTTGACTCGTAGTGAATACCAGAGCCGCTATAACTTTGGCTTCGTAAACCCCTACTGGACACCAGACGGCGTCAGCCTGGGTTACAACGTGTTCTTCCGTGAAACTGACTATGACGAGCTCGACACTGACGTCGCAAGCTACTCGGTAGACAGCTACGGTGCGGGTATGAGCATTGGCTACCCAATTAGCGAAACCTCGCGTCTGACCTACGGTCTGACGGTTCAGCAGGATGATATCGACACCGGTATCTACACCGTTGATGAAATCTATGACTTCCTGGAAGAGGAAGGTGACAGCTACCTGAACTTTAAAGCCTCGATTGGTTGGTCTGAATCGACGCTTAACCGTGGCGTACTGGCTAACCGGGGACACTCGCAAAGCCTGGTGCTTGAAACCACCATTCCAGGCAGCGACCTTTCGTTCTACAAGCTGGATTACCGTGGCCAGATTTTCACCCCGCTGACCGATAACTACACCATGCGTTTCCATACGCAGTTGGGTTATGGCGATAGCTATGGTTCGACCTCCGAGCTACCGTTCTATGAGCACTATTACGCAGGTGGTTTTAACTCGGTCCGTGGTTTTGAAGACAGTAGCTTAGGTCCACGCAGTACGCCGAGCGTAGTGCGTAATGACCAGGGTGAAATCATTTACGGGGTTCAGGACGCCAACGGTCGCTACACTGACCCGGACCAAGATCCGCTGCCATTCGGTGGTAACGTATTGATCCAGGGCGGCGCTGAATTGTTGTTCCCGCTGCCATTCGTGAAGGATCAGCGTTCGCTGCGTACATCGCTGTTCTGGGATGTGGGTAATGTCTTTGATACCAACTGCTCTTCTGCGCAGAAAGCGGAAAGTGACAGTTGCAACATCGAGCTGGGTAACATGGCCAGTTCTGTCGGCGTTGGCTTGACCTGGATTACCGCACTTGGCCCGTTGAGCTTTAGCTTGGCAATGCCGATCAAAGAGCCGGATGACGCTGATACACAAGTCTTCCAGTTCTCCCTTGGTCAGACGTTTTAA
- the rseP gene encoding sigma E protease regulator RseP, translated as MSALYMIAGTLIALGVLVTFHEFGHFWVARRCGVKVLRFSVGFGTPLLRWHDRQGTEFVLAAIPLGGYVKMLDEREGDVPAEQGHLSFNRKSVGQRIAIVSAGPIANFLLAIAFFWCVALLGSQQVRPVIGAVAEASLAADAGLQPGQEIVAINGEPTNGWSAVNLQLVRRLGESGVLDVTVKNQGSTAESAEQIKLDNWLQGVDEPDPIAALGIRPWRPEIKPVLAEIDPAGPAGAAGLQAGDELVTLDGEPLKDWQQLVDQVRALPGKSVILQIIRAGQSQEVTVTLAARGDKGAQTGYLGAGVKPVDWPPEMLREISYGPLEAVAESIKRTWTMSVLTLDSLKKMLFGELSVKNLSGPITIAKVAGASAESGIGDFLNFLAYLSISLGVLNLLPIPVLDGGHLLFYLVEWVRGRPLSERVQGWGMQIGISLVVGVMLLALVNDLGRL; from the coding sequence ATGAGTGCGTTGTATATGATTGCTGGCACCTTGATTGCGTTAGGGGTGCTGGTAACTTTCCATGAATTTGGTCACTTCTGGGTGGCGCGGCGCTGTGGTGTAAAAGTCCTGCGTTTTTCGGTCGGCTTCGGTACACCGTTATTGCGCTGGCATGACCGTCAGGGCACGGAGTTCGTGCTGGCTGCGATTCCGCTAGGCGGTTACGTCAAGATGCTCGATGAGCGCGAAGGTGATGTGCCTGCCGAGCAGGGCCATCTGTCGTTCAATCGCAAATCGGTTGGCCAGCGTATTGCTATCGTTTCTGCCGGACCGATTGCCAACTTTCTGTTAGCAATTGCGTTTTTCTGGTGTGTAGCGCTGCTGGGTAGCCAGCAAGTGCGCCCGGTGATTGGTGCGGTGGCCGAGGCGAGTCTGGCGGCAGACGCTGGTTTACAGCCCGGTCAAGAAATTGTTGCAATAAATGGCGAGCCGACTAATGGTTGGTCAGCGGTTAATTTGCAGCTCGTTCGGCGGCTGGGTGAGAGCGGAGTCCTTGATGTCACCGTCAAGAACCAAGGCTCTACGGCTGAGAGCGCAGAGCAGATTAAACTCGATAATTGGCTTCAAGGCGTTGATGAGCCTGATCCGATTGCGGCGCTGGGGATTCGTCCGTGGCGCCCGGAAATAAAGCCCGTACTGGCTGAGATCGACCCCGCAGGGCCAGCTGGCGCTGCAGGTTTGCAGGCGGGTGATGAGCTGGTTACGCTTGATGGCGAGCCGCTGAAAGATTGGCAGCAACTGGTTGATCAGGTACGTGCACTGCCAGGCAAGTCGGTAATATTGCAGATTATCCGTGCGGGACAATCGCAAGAGGTGACTGTCACGCTTGCGGCGCGAGGCGATAAAGGTGCCCAGACCGGTTACCTCGGCGCGGGAGTCAAACCTGTCGACTGGCCTCCGGAAATGCTCCGCGAAATCAGCTACGGGCCTCTGGAGGCCGTTGCAGAGAGTATTAAGCGCACTTGGACCATGAGTGTGCTGACTCTGGACTCGCTAAAGAAAATGCTGTTTGGCGAGCTCTCGGTAAAAAACTTGAGCGGGCCGATAACCATTGCTAAAGTGGCGGGCGCTTCAGCTGAGTCGGGCATAGGGGATTTTTTAAACTTCCTCGCTTATCTCAGTATTAGCTTAGGGGTTCTTAATCTTTTACCTATCCCTGTGCTAGATGGGGGGCACCTGCTTTTTTACCTCGTCGAGTGGGTGCGTGGTCGACCGTTGTCTGAACGGGTACAAGGTTGGGGGATGCAGATTGGCATCAGTTTAGTGGTCGGGGTGATGTTACTTGCCTTGGTCAATGATCTGGGTCGTCTGTAA